One Plasmodium vinckei vinckei genome assembly, chromosome: PVVCY_09 genomic region harbors:
- a CDS encoding LEM3/CDC50 family protein, putative: MKSNRMNTKIMDRKLNNNKIFYKKSSNFLKKINKFVQWYRMEKVFGPVFVYKYSTLIVFFIFLFILNLSVGIGILYLSSQYIECKIPYEYKTQPYTKYSIIKVTPEHCKGHENLTELKGEINVHYEIYGVQQNHYSFMKSFNTKQLGGKIFLSQDYLNQCYPLITYFKDQINKILHPCGILPWHVFTDNYIFYDKEPDNAPFPNPLPLKERVEDITIKYFRKFFKNTHSETIKLYKDQVYFWMDTKAQSEALHENIVPNDKLLILPQALKYNIAGHAMENSHFINWMIPSPFKHIKRLYGKLDGPISFPFYIYIENNFRTAEAKAIIITESNFYINNNLIGIIFIIISILSLILSILYYIRMKKHKFMRRIED, translated from the coding sequence atgaaaagcaATAGAATGAacacaaaaataatggatagaaaactaaataataataaaatattttataagaaatcatcaaattttttaaaaaaaataaataaatttgtacAATGGTATCGAATGGAAAAAGTATTTGGTCCtgtatttgtatataaatattcaactttaatagtattttttatatttttatttattttaaatttatcagTTGGTATtggaatattatatttaagcTCACAATATATAGAATGCAAAATTccatatgaatataaaactCAACCATACACAAAATATTCGATTATTAAAGTAACACCAGAACATTGTAAAGGACATGAAAATTTAACAGAATTAAAGGGAGAAATAAATGTAcattatgaaatatatggaGTTCAACAAAACCATTATAGTTTTATGAAAAGTTTTAATACAAAACAATTAGgaggaaaaatatttctatcTCAAGATTATCTAAATCAGTGTTATCCTTTAATTACTTACTTTAAagatcaaataaataaaatattgcaCCCATGTGGAATATTACCGTGGCATGTTTTCActgataattatatattttatgataaaGAGCCTGATAATGCACCATTTCCAAACCCATTACCATTAAAAGAGAGGGTAGAAGATATtactataaaatattttagaaaattttttaaaaacactCATTCTGAAAccattaaattatataaagacCAAGTATATTTTTGGATGGATACAAAAGCTCAATCCGAGGCATTAcatgaaaatattgtaCCAAATGATAAATTACTTATTTTACCTCAagcattaaaatataatatagcaGGACATGCTATGGAAAATAgtcattttattaattggATGATACCATCACCATTTAAGCATATTAAAAGATTATATGGAAAATTAGATGGTCCTATTtcatttccattttatatttatattgaaaACAATTTTAGAACTGCTGAAGCTAAagcaattattattacagagtctaatttttacattaataataatttaatcggaataatttttattataatatctaTTTTGTCTTTAATTTTGTCTATACTTTATTACATaagaatgaaaaaacataaatttatgCGACGAATTGAAGACTAA
- a CDS encoding apical membrane antigen 1, putative — protein MKGIYYIVIVCSLYLINLGNCSEGGDNIFSENGNINYDLINQENSERSHKLINPWEQYMEKYDIENVHGSGIRVDLGEDARVENQDYRIPSGKCPVMGKGITIQNSSKSFLEPVATGDQKVRDGGLAFPKTTVNISPILITNLKKMYEKLPEVVSLNNMSLCAKHASFYLPGKDVSTAYRHPAVYDKSNETCYLLYVAAQENIGPRYCSDDKNNENLPFCFTPEKAEKYKSLSYITKNLREDWETSCPTKGVKNAKFGLWVDGYCIDYKKPKVLDSETLLECSQKVFDESASDQPKQYEKYLEDTAKIRRGIVDKNGKLIGEALLPIGSYRADQVKSKGKGYNWAHYDKIKKKCYIFDKKPSCLINDNNFTAITALSSIEENSQEDFPCNIYKNKIQEEIKVLNVNRNNNGNNIVKFPRIFISTDKNSLNCPCDPTQMSEHSCNFYVCNCVEKRQFISENNDVQIKEEFRSEYESPINQNMIIIIILIATGAILAALLIFYFFKSNKPGEDYDKMGQADAYGKTKSRKDEMLDPEVSFWGEDKRASHTTPVLMEKPYY, from the coding sequence atgaaaggaatatattatatcgTAATTGTGTGCTCTCTTTATCTAATAAACTTGGGTAATTGTTCCGAAGGTGgagataatattttttcagaAAATGGTAATATTAATTACGATTTAATTAATCAGGAAAATTCTGAAAGAAGTCATAAACTAATTAACCCATGGGAACAgtatatggaaaaatatgatatagaAAATGTGCATGGTTCAGGTATAAGAGTTGATTTAGGTGAAGATGCACGTGTGGAAAATCAAGATTATAGAATACCTTCAGGTAAATGTCCAGTTATGGGAAAAGGTATAACTATTCAAAATTCTAGtaaatcatttttagaGCCAGTAGCTACCGGCGATCAGAAAGTAAGAGACGGAGGATTGGCATTTCCTAAAACAACTGTAAACATTTCTCCTATATTAATTACCAATctcaaaaaaatgtatgagAAGCTTCCAGAAGTAGTATcgttaaataatatgtcaTTGTGTGCAAAACATGCCTCATTTTATCTTCCAGGTAAAGATGTCAGTACAGCATATAGGCATCCCGCAGTTTATGATAAGTCTAATGAAACATGTTACCTTTTGTATGTGGCAGCACAAGAAAATATTGGTCCAAGATATTGTAgtgatgataaaaataatgaaaatctACCATTTTGCTTCACACCAGAAAAAgctgaaaaatataaaagctTATCCTATATAACTAAAAATTTACGTGAGGATTGGGAAACAAGTTGCCCTACTAAAGGTGTAAAAAATGCTAAATTTGGACTTTGGGTTGATGGCTATTGCATAGATTATAAGAAGCCTAAAGTTCTTGATAGTGAAACCTTATTAGAATGTAGTCAAAAAGTTTTTGACGAAAGTGCTTCTGATCAACCTAAacaatatgaaaaataccTAGAGGATACTGCCAAAATTCGACGAGGAATTGTCGATAAAAATGGTAAACTTATAGGTGAGGCTTTGTTACCAATAGGATCTTATAGAGCAGATCAAGTTAAAAGTAAAGGAAAGGGATATAACTGGGCAcattatgataaaataaaaaaaaagtgttaCATTTTCGACAAAAAGCCATCATGTTTaattaatgataataatttcaCTGCAATAACTGCTTTATCAAGTATAGAAGAAAATTCCCAAGAAGATTTTCcttgtaatatatataaaaataaaatccaAGAAGAAATTAAAGTCTTAAACGTGAACCGAAACaataatggaaataatatcGTTAAATTTCCtagaatatttatttcaactGACAAAAATAGTTTAAATTGCCCATGTGACCCTACTCAAATGAGTGAGCACAgttgtaatttttatgtatgtaACTGTGTAGAGAAAAGACAATTTATATCTGAGAATAATGATGTTCAAATAAAAGAGGAGTTTAGAAGTGAATATGAAAGCCCAATAAATCAGAACatgataattattataattttgattgCTACTGGAGCTATATTGGCCGCTCTATtaatcttttatttctttaaaagTAACAAACCGGGTGAAGATTATGATAAAATGGGCCAAGCAGATGCCTATGGTAAAACCAAATCCAGAAAAGATGAAATGTTAGACCCAGAGGTGTCATTTTGGGGTGAAGATAAAAGAGCATCACACACAACACCAGTTTTGATGGAAAAaccatattattaa